The following DNA comes from Streptomyces globosus.
CTGCTCGGCAATTCGGTGCACCCGGTCCGGACGTGGCGGGCGGGCAGCGCACCGCGCGTCGCGGTCGGCAACCGCTTCGCCCGCGCCGTCCCCGTCCGCACCCGGCACGGCGGCCCCGCCTGGTACTCGGGGATGGAACCCGGCGCCTCCGGCACGCTGGCCCTGCCCCCGCTGACGCCGGCGACGGGCTCGGCTCGGCTGCGCTGCGCCGTGTGGTGGGACACCGTGCCGGGGGAGGGCTTCCTGCACGTGGAGGCGTCCGCGGACGGCCGGGCGTGGGAGCCGCTGCCGTTCAGCACGGTCCGCGCGACGGGCGGGACCGCCGAGGAGTGGCCGCAGGGCCGCGTCGACGGCTGGTCGGGCCGCATCTGGCACCGCCTCGAGGCCCCGCTCGGCGCCGCGTGGGCGGGGCGGCCGGTCCGGCTCCGCTTCCGCCACGAGGCGACCGGCCGCTACGTCGGCCGCGGGGTGTACGTGGACGTCGTACGGGTGTCGGAGCCGGCCCGGCTGCTGTTCGCGGAGGACCGCCCGGCCGACGCGGCCGGCATCGAGGCAGCCGGCTGGAGCCGCTCCGCCGACTGACCCGGCCCGCCCGCCGCCGCCCGCCCGCCGCCGCCCGCCCGCCGGCCGGGCCCTCAGGCGGGCGGCCCGTCAGGCGGGCGGGCCGTCAGGCGGGCGGGCCCGGCGGGAACGGGATGTCGGCGAGGAGCGGGAGGACCTGCTCCTCCTCGTAGTCGAGGTGGGCCGTCAGCTCCCGGCTCAGCCGCGCCAGTTCGGTGCGGAAGCGGTCGGGGTCGGCCGTCGCGGCGTCCGCGAGCAGCAGGCCGAGCTCCTGCTGGATCCGGGCGACGGTGCGGTGTTCGGCGGCGAGCCGTGCGAAGGCGTCCTCCAGGTGGGGGTGGGCGGCGGCGAGCGCGGGGAAGACGTGCGCGTCCTCGCCCTGGTGGTGGAATTCGAGGGCCTGGCAGAAGGCCAGGCAGTGCTGGCGGATCTGCAGGCCCAGGCCGGGCGCGGCAGGCGGTGCCGCGGCTTCGCGGGCGGCCTGCGCGCGGGCGGCGAAGAGCGCCTCCGTCTCGGCGCGGACGTGCCGCAGCTGTCCCCGCAGCCACACGTGCACCTCCAGGAGCTTGTCGGCGAGGGTGCGGACCTCCGCCGGCCCCTCCCCCGGTGCCGGATCGGAGCGCTGGAGCACCACGACCGGCAGGGTGCGCGAGGTGCGGTCCTGGTAGTCGGCGTAGCCGGGCTCGGCGGCCGCGGCGTACGCGAACAGCCGGTCGCGGTGTGCGCCTTCGGCGGGGACGGCGACGGCCTCGTACTCCTCGGTGGCGGTCTCCACGCGGACGAGGGGGTGGGCGAGCAGGTTGTGGTACCAGGCGGGGTGGCGGTCACTGCCGAGGTGGGAGCCGACGACGAGCAGGCCCTCCTCGTGCGGGATGCGGCCCAGCGGGGTGGTGTGCTGCCTGCCGGTCCTGGCGCCGGTCGTGGTGAGCAGCAGCAGGTCGCTGCCCTCGAAGGGGCCGCCGACCTTTCCGCCGTTGGCCCGGAACTCTTCGATGACCCACTGGTTGAAGTCGGTTGCGGACATGGGGAGTCGGTTCTCCTGGATCGTGGGCGCGCGCGGGGGCGCGGTACGGAGGCGGCGGGACCCCTCGCAGGGCCCGGCCGCGGCCCGTCGGCCCCCGCACACCGGAAGGCGGGTGTGCGGGGGCGGACGGGGCGGGGATGGCGGGGGCGCGGGCAGGGTGCCGGGCCGGGCGCGGGATGCGGGCGCCGGGTGCTCAGAGGCCGGCTGCCGGCGCCGCGGAGGGCGCGGGGGTACGGTCGCGCGCCGGGGTGCCTGCCGTGTGCACGGCGCGGCGGGGCCGGTACGGGCGGCCTGCGGTGGGAGGACTCATGCGGTGTCCTGGGGAAACGGGTGGTCGCCCGATCGCCGGCCGGCCCACTGCTCTGTGGCCGGCGCCACGCGCCACGGACGACATTAGAACGATCATCCGCCCGGGTTGTCAACGTCCGGAGCCGCCGGGAGCGCCCGCGGGAGCAGGGCCTCAGGCCAGCGCCGCGTCGAGCATCCGGCGCGACGCGTCGGCCAGTTCGGCCGGGTCGGGCTCCGGCCGGGAGCGGGCGAGGGCGCCCGCGAGCCGGTCGTAGAGGAGTCCGTCCATCCAGGCGACCAGGAGTTCCGCGGCCTCCCGGGGCCGGGGCGCGCCGAGCGCCGCGAGGACCTCTGCGGCCTTCGCGCGCGGCACCTCGCCGGCGCGGTGGAAGTCGGTCTCCAGCTCGGGGTTGCGGGCCGCCTCCAGGCTCAGTTCGAAGCGGGCGAGCTGCCGCGCGCGCCCCTCGGTCAGCCATCGGTGGAGGGCGGCGGCCATGGCTGCGGCGACCGCCTCCCGGTCAGGGACCCCGCCGCGGCCGTCCGCCCCGCCTGCGGTCAGGGAGGTCCGGTCGATGTCCTCGACGTCGAGTTCGGCGAGGCGCTGGTAGCAGGCGCCGATCAGGGCGGTCCGGGTGCGGAGGTAGTACGAGGTGCTGCCCGCGGGGAGGCCTGCGGCGGCGTCGACGGCACGGTGGGTCAGTCCGCGCAGGCCGGCTGCGGCGACGAGGCCGATCGCGGTGTCCGCGATGAGGGTGCGGCGGTCGGGCCGGGCGGTGCTGCGGTCTGCGGGGCTGGACATGCCGCCACTCTACAGCTGTAGAGTGAAGACTGTGCCTCTACGGATGTAGAGGGCATGCCCAGTGGATCGCACCGTCGAGGAATCGGGAGGGACGCCATGTCCCAGCGTCATGCGGTCGTGGTGGGTGCGGGCATCGGCGGCCTCACGGCAGCCGTGGCCCTGCACCGCCGCGGCTGGCGGGTCACCGTCTGCGAGCGGGCCCCGGAGCCCCAGGCGGCCGGCGCCGGGATCGTCCTCGCGCCGAACGCCCTGCACGCCTTCGAGGCGATCGGCTTCGACGCCCGCACCGCCGCGGGACGCGCGGTACCGGCCGCGCTGGGGCTGCGCCGCCGCGACGGCCGCTGGCTCAGCCGCGCCGGCACCGCCGCCATCGCGGCCCGCTACGGGTTCCCGCCGCTCGCCGTCTTCCGCCCGTCCCTGGCCGCCGGCCTGACCGCCGCCCTCCCCGCGGGCACCGTCCGCCACGGGGCAGCCGTCGACTCCGTCGAGGACCCGGACGGCTCGCCCGTCGTCCACACCTCCGAGGGCGAGCTCTCCGCCGACGTCGTCCTCGCCGCCGACGGCATCCACAGCCCCACCCGCCGCCGCTTCTTCCCCGACCACCCCGGCCTGCGGTACAGCGGGGAGACCGCCTGGCGCACCGTGCTCCCCGCCTCCGGCGCGGACCTGCCGGAGGCTGCCGAGACCTGGGGCCGCGGCGAGCGCTTCGGCATCGTCCCGCTCGCCGACGGCCGCGTCTACGCCTACGCCACCGCCGTCGTCCCGGAGGGGTACCGTCCGGCCGACGTCCGCGCCGAGCTGCTGCGCCGCTACGGCACCTGGCACGACCCGATACCGGCCCTCCTGGAGCGGATCGACCCCGCGGCCGTGCTCCGGCACGACCTGTACGACCTGGCCGCCCCCCTGCCCCGCCACCACCGCGGCCGCCTGGCCTGGCTCGGCGACGCCGCCCACGCCATGACGCCCAACCTCGGGCAGGGCGGCTGCCAGGCCGTCGAGGACGCCGTGGTCGTCGCGCACCTGCTGGACGGCGCCCGCACCCCGGCGGACGTGTCCACCGCGCTGGCCGCCTACAGCACCGCCCGGTGCGCCCGCACGGACGCCATCCGGGTGCGCGCCCGCCGGGCGGGCCGCATGGCCGCCCTCCGGAACCCGCTGGCCGCGGCAGTCCGCGACCTCGCCGTACGGGCCGCCCCGGCCGGACCGGCGCTGCGGGCGATGGACGGCCTGCTCGGCGGGTTCGTGCTGCCGCCCCGCCCCCGCCCGGTCCCCGCCGAGGCATAACCGGAAGGCCCCCGCCGTTGACACCCCCGGGCAGCCACCGCCCGGCAGCGAGGAACCGACCGCGAAGGCAGGCAGCGACATGACGACCACCGGCATCGACTGGGACCACCCGAAGGACCCGCGCCCCGGCTGGCAGCTCGACCACGTCCGGCAGTACGTCGAGTCGGGCGGCACCGAGGGGCACCACTGGCGGGGGACGCAGACGCTGCTGCTGACCACGGTCGGCCGGATCTCGGGCAGCGCGGTGCGGACCCCGCTCATCTACGGCGAGGCCGATGGCAGCTACCTCGTCGTCGCCTCCCGCGGCGGATCCGCCGAACACCCCCTGTGGTACCGGAACCTGACGGCCCACCCGGAGGTCCGCATCCAGGTCGGGCCGGAGGTGATGCAGGGGACCGCCCGCACGGCGACATCCGAGGAGCGGGCCGCGTACTGGCCCGTCATGGTCGGGCACTGGCCGGCGTACGAGGACTACCAGGCCCGGACGGAGCGCGAGATCCCGGTCGTCGTGATCGAACCCGCGGGGCGGAAGCCCGCCGCCGGCGCCTGACCGGAGGCGGGCCGCCGGCGCGCGGCTAGCGGCCCAGGACCGCCATGGCCGCGTTGTGGCCGGGCACCCCGCTGACGCCGCCGCCGCGCACGGCACCCGCCCCGCACAGCAGCACGTTGGCGTACGGGGTCTCCACGCCCCACCGGCCGGCCGCGCCGGCGTCCCCCTCCCCGCCGGGTTCCCGGTACGGCCAGGACAGGTCCCGGTGGAAGATGTGCCCGCCGGGCAGGCGCAGGTCGCGCTCCAGGTCGAGCGGAGTCTTGGCCTCGATGCAGGGGCGGCCGTCCGCGTCGAAGGCGAGGCAGTCGGTGACCGGTTCGGCGAGGTGCTCGTCCAACTGGGCGAGAGTGGCGGTCAGAAGCACCTCCCGGGTCCCCTGGTTGTCCCTCTCGAAGAGGCGCGCCGGGGTGTGCAGGCCGAACAGGGTGAGCGTCTGGCAGCCCTGCTCGACGAGCTCCGGGCCGAGGATCGACGGGTCGGTCAGCGAGTGGCAGTACACCTCCGACGGCGGGACCGAGGGGAGTTCTCCGGAGGCGGCCTCGGCGTGCGCCCGCTCCAGGTTCGCGTACCCCTCGGCGACGTGGAAGGTCCCGGCGAACGCCTGCCTCGGGTCCACGGAGGCGTCCCGCAGCCGGGGCAGCCGCCGCAGCAGCATGTTGACCTTCAGCTGGGCGCCTTCGGCGGCGGGCTCCGGGGCCTCCTCGCCGAGCAGTTCGGCCAGGGCCCGCGGGGAGGCGTTCACGAGGACGGTGCGGCCGGCGACCCGGCCTTCGCCGGTCGCGGTGCGGAAGACGACCTCGGCGGGGCCGCGGCCGTCGGTGTCGATGCGGAGCACCTCGTGCCGCGTCGCGATCTGTGCGCCCGCCGCCCGCGCGGCGCCGGCCAGGGCGTCGGTGAGCGCGCCCATGCCGCCGACGGGGACGTCCCAGTCACCGGTGCCGCCGCCGATCACGTGGTAGAGGAAGCAGCGGTTCTGGGCCAGCGAGGCGTCGTGCGCGCCGGCGAAGGTGCCGATCAGGGCGTCGGTGAGGACGACGCCCCGGACCAGGTCGTCCTCGAAGCGGTCCTCCACCGCCTGTCCGAGGGGCTCCTCGAACAGCATCCGCCAGGCCGCCTCGTCCCCGATGCGCTCCTTCAGCCCGGCCCGCGTCGGCAGCGGCTCGGTCAGCGTCGGGAAGACGCGCTCCGCGACCCGCCCGGTCGTCGCGTAGAACTCCCGCCAGGCCTCGTACGCGCGGTCCGAGCCGGTCAGGCGCCGGAAGGACTCCCGGGTGCGGCCCGTGTCGCCGCCCACGAACAGCCCGTCGGGGCGGCCGCCGCGCGCCTCGGCCCTGTACGGCGTGTACGAGGACACGGACCGCTTGCGGACGGCGAAGTCCAGCCCCAGATCACGGACGATCTTCCCGGGGAGGAGGGAGACGAGGTAGGAGTACCGGGACAGCCGGGCGTCCACCCCCGCGAAGGGGCGGGTGGAGATCGCGGCGCCGCCCGTGCCTCCGAGGCGTTCGAGGAGCAGCACGGAGCGGCCCGCGCGGGCCAGATAGGCGGCGGCGACGAGGCCGTTGTGCCCGCCGCCCACGATCACGTCGTCGTACACGTCCCGGTATGGCTGCCGGGAGGAGCCCTGCCCGTTGGTCGCGCCCAAGGTCGTCATGGCTCTTGGTAACACACCTGCGCGAGCCGCTCCAGGCAGTGCGCTTCGTCGGCATGGGCCGCGACGGTGTCGGGGTGGGCGTCGCCCAGGGAGCGCTCGCGGATGCCCGCGAGGTCCCGGTAGAGGGGCAGCGCCTCCTCCCAGCGGTCCAGTCGGCTGAGCCCGACGGCCAGTTCGCGGCGGCTGACCAGGGTGTCGGGGTGCTCGGGCCCGAGGGCGTCCGCCCGCGCGGCGGCGACCTGCCGGGCCTCGGCGACCGCCTCCTCCCAGCGGCCGAGCCGGCCGAGGTTGACGCCGAGGACGTGCCGGGCGCGCAGCGTCTCCGGGTGGGCGGCCCCGTACGCGCGGGTGCGGTCGCGGATCAGGCCCCGGAACAGGTCCAGGGCCTGGGCGGCGCGGCCGGTGCGGCCGAGGGCGATCCCGGTCTCGTAGCGGGCCGCGAGGGTGTCGGGATGGTCGCGGCCCAGTACCCGCTCGCGTGCCGCGGCGACCTCCCGGAACGCGTCGAGGGCGTCCTCCCAGCGGTCGAGGCGGCCCAGTGCGTACGCCGCCTCGTACCGGCTCAGCAGCGTGTCCGGATGCTCCGGTCCCAGGACGGCCGCCCGGTCGGCTGCAGCCGCGGCGGCGGTGCGGTGCGCCTCGGCGTGGCGGCCCAGCGCGCCGAGGGCGCAGGCGAGGTTGTGTCGGCAGCGCAGCGTGTCGCGGTGGAGCGGGCCGGCGCTGCGCTCCCGCGCGACGAGCACCGCCCGGTACAGGTCGTGCGCCTCCTGGTGGCGGCCGAGCCGGCCCAGCTCGTACGCGGCCTCCTGGCGGGCGGCGAGTGTGTCGGGGTGGTCGGCGCCGAGGGCGCGGGTACGCCCGTGGGCGACGGCCTCGTACGCGGCGAGGGCCTCCGCGGGTCGGCCGGCACGGCTGAGGGCGAAGGCACGGGCGTGGGCGGCGGCGAGCGCGGCGGCGCCCTGCGGCCCGGCCGTGCTCCCGTCCGCGCCGTGCGGGCCGGTGCCGTGGGTGCCGTCCGGGGCGGCGGCGGGCCGGGGGATGCCGTACGGCGCCGTCAGCCGGGGGTCCTCCGAGGGGGCGGGCCGCAGGATGGCCGCGCCGGCCGCGGCCCCGACGGCGGCGGACAGGCCGCCGCCGAGGGGGCGCGCGGCCGTCCAGGCTCCGGTGAGCACGGCCCATTCCCCGCTCGCCGGCCGGGCGTCGATGCCCGCCTTGCGGCCGGCGGTCATGCCGCGGGCCCACCGGGGCAGGGGGGCCGGGCCGCCGGTCGCCGGGCCGGGCCCGAGCCGGGCCTCGACGAGCCGCCGGTGCACGTGGCGGGCGTCGCCGGGGCGGTCGTCGGGGCACTTGGCGAGCAGGTCCAGGACCGCCCGCTCGAAGTACCCGGGCAGCTCGGGCCGGTGCTCGCGCAGCGGCACCGGCGCGTTGTCGCGGTGCCCGACCAGCACCGACCAGGAGTCGCCCAGGTCGAACGGCGGGGCGCCGGTGGCGATCTCGTACAGGACGCAGCCGAGGGAGTACAGGTCGCTGCGGTGGTCGACCTCGCCGCCGGCGATCTGCTCCGGCGACATGTAGTGCGGGGTGCCCATCGCCATGCCGCCGCCGGTGAGCTTCGCCGTGAAGCCGATGTCGTGCGCGAGGCGGGCGATCCCGAAGTCGCAGATCTTCACCGTCCCGTCGGTGAGCCGCATGATGTTGGCCGGTTTCAGGTCCCGGTGGACGACGCCCTGGTCGTGCGTGTAGCCGAGGGCCGCGGACAACTGCTCGGCGATGTCCACGACCACGTCCACGGGCAGCGGCCGCGGCTGGTTCTCCTCCATCAGCTGGCTGAGGTTGCGGCCGTCGAGGAGCTCCATGACCAGGTACAGGGGGCCGCCCGCTGCGCTGTCGTCGCCGAAGTCGTGGACGACGGTGACCCCGCGGTGCTGGAGCGAGGCGGCGACGCGGGCCTCGCGGCGGAAGCGCTCGCGCAGCACCTGGGTGAAGTGGTTGTCCTGCTGCCCGCCGAGCGGTTTGAGGCATTTGACGGCGACGTGCCGGCCGAGGGACTCGTCACGGGCCCGCCACACCTCGCCCATGCCGCCGCGCCCGATCAGATCGAGCGACCGGTACCGGCCCTGGATCAGTCTGGACTCCGCCATGTCTTGAAGCCGCCCCCGTTGTCGTGCTGCGTCCTGCGCCCTCCCCGGCCGGTCCAGTATGGACGCTGGTGTACGCAGTGTGTACGCCGAGGGACGGCTCCCGGGGCCCATGCGGCGCATCGCTTTCAAGATGTGACCTGGAGGCAGCCGCCAGCGCAGACCTGCGGGAATGCTGCGCAGCAGGGTACCGGTGGGGCGCAGGCGCCCGGTCACCGTGCGCGGGGCGGGCGCGGGCCCGCCGGACAGCCGGTGCGCGTACGCCGGGAGCGGTCCGCAGGCCGGTGCGGCGACAGGCCGGCACAGCAGGTTTCGGCCAGGCGCCGGCAGCGGGGGAACGGGCGGGGCGCGCAGGAAGTCGTCGCCGGCCCGGCGGTGCGGGCCTGGAGGCGGAGGGCGCGGAATCCGGCGCCCCTCCGGCCGCGCGGACGGCCCGAGGGGCGGAAAGAGCCCGCCCGCTTCTCGCGGAACCCGATTGTGCGGTGCGCGGCACGGGGTCCGCTTCTCCGCATCCTCGCAATGGGCTCTTCCCGCACTCTCATGGAAGCACTCCGCGGCGCGCTCCGCCAGCGTCCGCGGGCCGCAGGGGGGTTGCGGGCCGCCGCGGGGGGTCAGGCCTCCGCGGTGCCGAGCGGCTGCGTGAAGCGCAGGACGTTGCCGGCGGGGTCGCGGAAGGCGCAGTCGCGGACGCCGTAGTGCTGGTCCGTCGGCTCCTGGACGACCGCGCCGCCCGCCGCGCGGATCCGCTCGAAGGCGGCGTCGCAGTCCTGCGTCGCGAAGATGACCCCGCGCAGGAGGCCCTTCGCCATCAGGTCGGCGACGGCCTGCCGGTCGGCCGGGGAGGCGTTCGGGTCGGCGAGGGGCGGCTCCAGGACGATGGCGACGTCCGGCTGCGCGGGCGACTCGACGGTCACCCAGCGCATGTCCCCGTAGCCGACGTCGCCGCGCACCTCGAGGCCGAGGACGTCGCGGTAGAAGGGGACCGCCTTGTCATGGTCGTCGACGGCGATGAAGCACTGGGAAAGGGTGATGTCCATGCGGCCCACGCTACGGCGGGGAGGCGGAGCCCGCCGGGCGGCCGCACC
Coding sequences within:
- a CDS encoding nitroreductase family deazaflavin-dependent oxidoreductase — its product is MTTTGIDWDHPKDPRPGWQLDHVRQYVESGGTEGHHWRGTQTLLLTTVGRISGSAVRTPLIYGEADGSYLVVASRGGSAEHPLWYRNLTAHPEVRIQVGPEVMQGTARTATSEERAAYWPVMVGHWPAYEDYQARTEREIPVVVIEPAGRKPAAGA
- a CDS encoding phytoene desaturase family protein, encoding MTTLGATNGQGSSRQPYRDVYDDVIVGGGHNGLVAAAYLARAGRSVLLLERLGGTGGAAISTRPFAGVDARLSRYSYLVSLLPGKIVRDLGLDFAVRKRSVSSYTPYRAEARGGRPDGLFVGGDTGRTRESFRRLTGSDRAYEAWREFYATTGRVAERVFPTLTEPLPTRAGLKERIGDEAAWRMLFEEPLGQAVEDRFEDDLVRGVVLTDALIGTFAGAHDASLAQNRCFLYHVIGGGTGDWDVPVGGMGALTDALAGAARAAGAQIATRHEVLRIDTDGRGPAEVVFRTATGEGRVAGRTVLVNASPRALAELLGEEAPEPAAEGAQLKVNMLLRRLPRLRDASVDPRQAFAGTFHVAEGYANLERAHAEAASGELPSVPPSEVYCHSLTDPSILGPELVEQGCQTLTLFGLHTPARLFERDNQGTREVLLTATLAQLDEHLAEPVTDCLAFDADGRPCIEAKTPLDLERDLRLPGGHIFHRDLSWPYREPGGEGDAGAAGRWGVETPYANVLLCGAGAVRGGGVSGVPGHNAAMAVLGR
- a CDS encoding nitroreductase/quinone reductase family protein: MSATDFNQWVIEEFRANGGKVGGPFEGSDLLLLTTTGARTGRQHTTPLGRIPHEEGLLVVGSHLGSDRHPAWYHNLLAHPLVRVETATEEYEAVAVPAEGAHRDRLFAYAAAAEPGYADYQDRTSRTLPVVVLQRSDPAPGEGPAEVRTLADKLLEVHVWLRGQLRHVRAETEALFAARAQAAREAAAPPAAPGLGLQIRQHCLAFCQALEFHHQGEDAHVFPALAAAHPHLEDAFARLAAEHRTVARIQQELGLLLADAATADPDRFRTELARLSRELTAHLDYEEEQVLPLLADIPFPPGPPA
- a CDS encoding TetR/AcrR family transcriptional regulator codes for the protein MSSPADRSTARPDRRTLIADTAIGLVAAAGLRGLTHRAVDAAAGLPAGSTSYYLRTRTALIGACYQRLAELDVEDIDRTSLTAGGADGRGGVPDREAVAAAMAAALHRWLTEGRARQLARFELSLEAARNPELETDFHRAGEVPRAKAAEVLAALGAPRPREAAELLVAWMDGLLYDRLAGALARSRPEPDPAELADASRRMLDAALA
- a CDS encoding FAD-dependent oxidoreductase, encoding MSQRHAVVVGAGIGGLTAAVALHRRGWRVTVCERAPEPQAAGAGIVLAPNALHAFEAIGFDARTAAGRAVPAALGLRRRDGRWLSRAGTAAIAARYGFPPLAVFRPSLAAGLTAALPAGTVRHGAAVDSVEDPDGSPVVHTSEGELSADVVLAADGIHSPTRRRFFPDHPGLRYSGETAWRTVLPASGADLPEAAETWGRGERFGIVPLADGRVYAYATAVVPEGYRPADVRAELLRRYGTWHDPIPALLERIDPAAVLRHDLYDLAAPLPRHHRGRLAWLGDAAHAMTPNLGQGGCQAVEDAVVVAHLLDGARTPADVSTALAAYSTARCARTDAIRVRARRAGRMAALRNPLAAAVRDLAVRAAPAGPALRAMDGLLGGFVLPPRPRPVPAEA
- a CDS encoding VOC family protein, translating into MDITLSQCFIAVDDHDKAVPFYRDVLGLEVRGDVGYGDMRWVTVESPAQPDVAIVLEPPLADPNASPADRQAVADLMAKGLLRGVIFATQDCDAAFERIRAAGGAVVQEPTDQHYGVRDCAFRDPAGNVLRFTQPLGTAEA
- a CDS encoding serine/threonine-protein kinase, which encodes MAESRLIQGRYRSLDLIGRGGMGEVWRARDESLGRHVAVKCLKPLGGQQDNHFTQVLRERFRREARVAASLQHRGVTVVHDFGDDSAAGGPLYLVMELLDGRNLSQLMEENQPRPLPVDVVVDIAEQLSAALGYTHDQGVVHRDLKPANIMRLTDGTVKICDFGIARLAHDIGFTAKLTGGGMAMGTPHYMSPEQIAGGEVDHRSDLYSLGCVLYEIATGAPPFDLGDSWSVLVGHRDNAPVPLREHRPELPGYFERAVLDLLAKCPDDRPGDARHVHRRLVEARLGPGPATGGPAPLPRWARGMTAGRKAGIDARPASGEWAVLTGAWTAARPLGGGLSAAVGAAAGAAILRPAPSEDPRLTAPYGIPRPAAAPDGTHGTGPHGADGSTAGPQGAAALAAAHARAFALSRAGRPAEALAAYEAVAHGRTRALGADHPDTLAARQEAAYELGRLGRHQEAHDLYRAVLVARERSAGPLHRDTLRCRHNLACALGALGRHAEAHRTAAAAAADRAAVLGPEHPDTLLSRYEAAYALGRLDRWEDALDAFREVAAARERVLGRDHPDTLAARYETGIALGRTGRAAQALDLFRGLIRDRTRAYGAAHPETLRARHVLGVNLGRLGRWEEAVAEARQVAAARADALGPEHPDTLVSRRELAVGLSRLDRWEEALPLYRDLAGIRERSLGDAHPDTVAAHADEAHCLERLAQVCYQEP